The following are encoded in a window of Pseudalgibacter alginicilyticus genomic DNA:
- a CDS encoding quinone-dependent dihydroorotate dehydrogenase, translating into MYKILLRPLFFLFDPETIHHFTFSLVKSTSKIPGVSFIFKWLYAVEDTRLQRQLFGLTFKNPVGLAAGFDKNAVLYNELANFGFGFIEIGTVTPKGQAGNPKKRLFRLKDDKGIINRMGFNNEGLEAAIDQLKKNKGKLIIGGNIGKNTNTKPEDYTKDYLECFNALHPYVDYFVLNVSCPNVGSHAKLNDKDYLEELIEAVQYANKNFLKEKPILLKIAPDLNSNQLDEIVQLVADTKLDGVIASNTSMDRSGLSATKEQLETIGNGGLSGLPIKDKSTKTIKYLSDKSNKSFTIIGVGGIHSAEDALEKIEAGADLVQIYTGFIYEGPGLIKKINKAILKKM; encoded by the coding sequence ATGTACAAAATATTACTTCGTCCTTTATTTTTTTTATTCGACCCTGAAACCATTCATCATTTTACATTTTCATTAGTAAAAAGCACTTCTAAAATTCCTGGAGTAAGCTTTATTTTTAAATGGTTGTATGCAGTAGAAGATACACGATTGCAGCGTCAATTGTTTGGTTTGACTTTTAAAAACCCTGTGGGATTAGCTGCAGGTTTTGATAAAAATGCGGTATTATACAATGAGTTAGCAAATTTTGGTTTTGGGTTTATTGAAATTGGAACTGTAACGCCTAAAGGACAAGCAGGAAACCCTAAAAAAAGATTATTCAGACTTAAAGATGATAAAGGTATTATTAACCGAATGGGTTTTAATAATGAGGGGTTAGAGGCAGCCATTGATCAACTTAAAAAAAATAAAGGTAAGCTTATTATTGGTGGAAATATTGGAAAAAACACCAATACCAAACCCGAAGATTATACAAAAGATTATTTAGAGTGCTTCAATGCTTTACATCCATATGTTGATTATTTTGTTTTAAATGTGAGTTGTCCTAATGTTGGTAGTCATGCCAAATTAAATGATAAGGATTATTTAGAAGAGTTAATTGAAGCAGTACAATATGCGAATAAAAACTTTTTAAAAGAAAAACCCATCCTTTTAAAAATAGCACCAGATTTAAATTCCAATCAGTTAGACGAAATAGTACAATTAGTTGCAGATACAAAATTAGATGGTGTGATTGCAAGTAATACGTCTATGGATAGAAGTGGTTTAAGTGCGACTAAAGAACAGCTTGAAACCATTGGTAATGGTGGTTTAAGTGGACTTCCTATTAAAGATAAGAGTACAAAAACGATTAAATACTTATCAGATAAAAGCAATAAATCTTTTACCATAATAGGAGTAGGAGGTATACATTCAGCGGAAGATGCACTTGAAAAAATAGAAGCTGGTGCTGATTTAGTACAAATTTACACAGGCTTTATTTATGAAGGTCCAGGTTTGATTAAAAAGATAAATAAAGCCATACTTAAAAAGATGTAA
- a CDS encoding outer membrane beta-barrel protein gives MKKILLLLSLFISTTLFAQRFTLEGVVKDKTEKGLEGATVYLQSVQDSIPIAYGITNKNGEFSIRANAENDSKVIFNIAYLGYKPLKKDIAVPSGDQLNMGIITLEDQVEELNVVSIIGKAPPIVIKKDTIEYNADSFKTLPNDKAEDLLKKLPGIEIDIDGNITYNGIEVEAINVDGMEFFGEKKGEIALKNLPSNVVSKVQVTDYKTNMQKFTGEESDSGTKEINLKIKKGMNRATFGDVKVGVGTDDKYQGNGNVFQLIDGKQLGIIAGTNNINMGRGFNALPDTETSTGYIESDFVGANYTKGKWNETRVNGNYRYSAQDRENMQKSYRENFLPDLNYITDSETSSFNDSDGHQAGADLKFILNPKNKLSNGRVQLSNETDFSSSNSESGSETTKISESTEGDLISDFYSKNESLSDSYEIKNELSVTTITGNRDYLNIALNTDFNKGSSESLNYSENYIERLGETVVQDQINNSDNYSSNIRLSAFWSKELFTNFRIMPRYTASINSQKNEKYIYDYDDTTNGYDDFNDILSSDSKYATTTVRPALRLRYEYKDFRFELEGGYTNTYRNYTDKLVVARDFKTDFEYATYSARIRYRDENGYKNINLNYNQSVDLPSVSQLQPVEDVSDITHIRVGNPSLEPEINHSLRFEYQNNLAFNNINITGDARASFVQDKIINSTITDEDLNKYTTYDNINGDYSLSGNVAVSKSIYNKKTNININARFNTTYKNSLSVQNAIKFTAKTTTIRPSLSFRYSYDNKIDFSGSYSYTNNQSVFDTDEFNDNSFFVQNLDFDTNVFFIKNVFFTNKVSYRYNSRVGDEFDGDAVFWNAGLGVELWDNKATVTLVGYDMLGKNNGYRRTVTETYIQDVENNILEQYFMLNFTYKFGSFAGQNMNNRGDRGSRRGGGYRGGGGGRVR, from the coding sequence TTGAAAAAGATATTACTATTATTATCGTTATTTATTTCTACAACTTTATTTGCACAAAGATTTACTTTAGAAGGGGTTGTTAAAGATAAGACAGAGAAAGGGTTAGAAGGTGCAACTGTGTATCTTCAAAGTGTGCAGGATAGTATTCCTATAGCTTATGGTATTACCAATAAAAATGGAGAATTTTCAATTAGAGCTAATGCCGAAAACGATTCTAAAGTAATTTTTAATATTGCTTATTTGGGTTATAAACCTTTAAAAAAAGATATTGCTGTTCCTTCTGGTGATCAATTGAACATGGGTATTATTACTTTAGAGGATCAAGTTGAAGAACTAAATGTAGTATCAATAATTGGAAAAGCCCCTCCAATTGTAATTAAAAAAGACACTATAGAATACAATGCGGATAGTTTTAAAACACTTCCTAATGATAAGGCAGAAGACTTATTAAAAAAACTGCCAGGAATTGAAATAGATATAGATGGTAATATAACTTACAATGGTATTGAAGTAGAAGCAATAAATGTAGATGGGATGGAGTTTTTTGGAGAAAAGAAAGGGGAGATAGCTTTAAAAAATTTACCAAGCAATGTAGTAAGTAAAGTGCAGGTAACAGATTATAAAACTAATATGCAAAAATTTACTGGTGAAGAATCTGATTCAGGAACCAAGGAAATAAATTTAAAAATTAAAAAAGGAATGAACAGAGCTACTTTTGGCGATGTAAAAGTAGGGGTTGGTACAGATGATAAATATCAAGGTAATGGTAATGTATTTCAATTAATTGATGGTAAGCAATTAGGTATTATAGCCGGTACTAATAATATTAATATGGGGCGAGGCTTTAATGCGTTACCCGACACAGAAACAAGTACAGGGTATATAGAATCAGATTTTGTTGGGGCAAATTATACGAAAGGAAAATGGAATGAAACCCGAGTTAATGGAAATTACAGATATAGTGCTCAGGATAGAGAAAATATGCAAAAAAGTTATAGAGAGAATTTTTTACCTGATTTGAATTATATAACAGATTCGGAAACAAGTAGTTTTAACGATTCTGATGGGCATCAAGCTGGTGCAGATTTAAAATTTATATTAAACCCTAAAAATAAATTGTCAAACGGAAGAGTTCAATTATCTAATGAAACTGATTTTAGTAGTTCAAATTCAGAATCAGGATCTGAAACAACTAAAATTTCCGAATCTACCGAAGGAGATTTAATAAGTGATTTTTACTCAAAAAACGAATCATTATCTGATAGTTATGAAATAAAAAATGAACTTAGTGTTACTACCATTACGGGCAATAGAGATTATTTAAATATAGCATTAAATACAGATTTTAATAAAGGTAGTTCAGAAAGTTTAAATTATTCTGAAAATTACATTGAAAGATTAGGTGAAACGGTTGTTCAAGATCAAATAAATAATTCGGATAACTATAGTAGCAATATAAGATTAAGTGCTTTTTGGAGCAAAGAATTATTTACTAATTTTAGAATTATGCCAAGATATACTGCAAGCATAAACTCTCAAAAAAATGAAAAGTATATTTATGATTATGATGATACCACTAATGGTTATGATGATTTTAATGATATTTTAAGTTCAGATAGTAAATATGCTACAACAACTGTTAGACCGGCTCTAAGGTTGAGGTATGAGTATAAGGATTTTCGTTTTGAATTAGAAGGAGGGTATACAAATACTTACAGAAATTACACAGATAAATTGGTTGTAGCTCGTGATTTTAAAACGGATTTTGAATATGCAACCTATTCAGCAAGAATTAGATACCGTGATGAAAATGGTTACAAAAACATCAATTTAAATTATAATCAAAGTGTAGATTTACCATCCGTAAGTCAATTGCAGCCAGTTGAAGATGTGAGTGATATAACACACATTCGTGTTGGGAATCCATCTTTAGAACCAGAAATTAATCATAGTTTAAGATTTGAGTATCAAAACAATTTAGCCTTTAATAATATCAATATTACAGGTGATGCAAGAGCAAGTTTTGTTCAGGATAAAATAATCAATTCAACTATAACAGATGAAGACTTGAATAAATATACAACTTATGATAATATCAATGGAGATTATTCATTATCAGGAAATGTGGCTGTATCAAAATCTATTTATAATAAAAAAACCAATATAAACATTAATGCTAGGTTTAATACAACTTACAAAAACAGCTTATCAGTTCAGAACGCTATTAAGTTTACAGCCAAAACAACAACTATAAGACCATCGTTATCATTTAGATATTCTTATGATAATAAAATAGATTTTAGTGGTTCATATAGTTATACTAATAATCAAAGTGTTTTTGATACTGATGAGTTTAATGATAATAGCTTTTTTGTTCAAAACTTAGATTTTGATACGAATGTGTTTTTTATAAAAAATGTATTTTTTACAAACAAAGTATCCTATAGATATAACAGTAGAGTTGGTGATGAATTTGATGGAGACGCAGTATTTTGGAATGCAGGTTTAGGTGTTGAATTATGGGATAATAAGGCCACTGTAACACTTGTAGGTTATGATATGTTAGGTAAAAATAATGGTTATAGAAGAACGGTGACAGAAACCTATATACAAGATGTTGAAAATAATATTTTAGAACAGTATTTTATGTTAAACTTCACTTATAAATTTGGAAGTTTTGCAGGTCAAAATATGAATAATAGAGGAGACCGAGGTTCTAGAAGAGGTGGTGGTTATCGTGGTGGCGGTGGCGGCCGAGTAAGATAA
- a CDS encoding hydroxymethylglutaryl-CoA lyase, translating to MSDLIKIIECPRDAMQGIKDFIPTEQKVQYIQSLLRVGFDTIDFGSFVSPKAIPQMVDTAAVLSKLDLSKSTSKLLTIIANTRGAKDACKHKEIDYLGYPFSISENFQMRNTHKTIAQSVVVLSEILEIANKSNKEVVVYISMGFGNPYGDPWNVDVVGAWTEKLAKMGVKILSLSDTVGSSDPETINFLFSNLIPLYPHIEFGAHLHTTPDTWFEKIDAAFKGGCFRFDGAIQGFGGCPMAKDKLTGNMPTEKLLSYFTTKQINPLNALSFESAHNEASKIFKHFF from the coding sequence ATGTCAGACCTAATAAAAATAATAGAATGTCCGCGTGATGCTATGCAAGGCATTAAGGACTTTATTCCTACAGAACAAAAGGTTCAGTACATTCAATCCTTGTTGCGAGTAGGTTTTGATACTATTGATTTTGGTAGTTTTGTATCTCCAAAAGCCATTCCTCAAATGGTGGATACGGCTGCAGTATTGTCCAAATTAGATTTAAGTAAAAGTACAAGTAAACTTTTAACCATTATAGCAAATACGAGAGGGGCTAAAGATGCTTGCAAACATAAAGAGATTGATTATCTGGGCTATCCGTTTTCTATTTCTGAGAATTTTCAAATGCGTAATACTCATAAAACTATTGCCCAATCTGTAGTTGTGCTTTCAGAAATACTCGAAATAGCTAATAAATCAAATAAAGAAGTCGTTGTTTATATTTCTATGGGATTTGGTAATCCTTATGGAGATCCTTGGAATGTAGATGTTGTAGGGGCATGGACTGAAAAATTAGCTAAAATGGGAGTGAAAATACTATCATTAAGTGATACTGTTGGAAGTTCAGATCCAGAAACTATAAATTTTTTATTTTCAAATTTAATTCCACTTTATCCACATATTGAGTTTGGAGCACATTTACATACTACACCTGATACTTGGTTTGAAAAAATTGATGCGGCTTTTAAAGGAGGATGTTTTCGCTTTGATGGTGCAATTCAAGGTTTTGGTGGTTGCCCAATGGCTAAAGATAAACTTACAGGTAATATGCCAACAGAAAAACTGCTATCTTATTTTACTACCAAACAAATTAATCCTCTCAATGCACTTAGTTTTGAAAGTGCACATAACGAGGCTTCTAAAATTTTTAAACATTTTTTTTGA
- a CDS encoding glycerol-3-phosphate dehydrogenase/oxidase has translation MFDRTSLVETLKVNLEWDVIIIGGGATGLGVALDSVTRGYKTLLLEQVDFAKGTSSRSTKLVHGGVRYLEQGNIDLVKEALYERGLMLKNASHLVSNQSFIIPNYRWWDIVFYTVGLKIYDFLSGKLSFGKSLKISKKETLARLKTIKTENLKGGVAYHDGQFDDSRLAINIAQTCIEYGATVINHFKVVQLLKSSDGSLNGVVAKDAETNQLHTLKTKLVINATGVFTDEVLKMDNVSAKNIIRPSQGVHLVLDKSFLPGTDAIMIPKTADGRVLFLVPWHNRIIVGTTDTLLYSHSLEPKALDEEIDFIIETANKYLTKKVTKSDVLSVFSGLRPLAAPKNKSEKTKEISRSHKIIVSKSGLITITGGKWTTYRRMAQDTINKAIRLGKLSKAKCITKDLKIHGSTMEMIGQSNHLYVYGSDQKGINQLIGEFPELGEKLHPRLEFLKAEVIWAIRNEMARTVEDILARRVRALFLDANAAIEITPLVAKMLAKELDKDEDWKHQQISDFIEVASHFIIKKY, from the coding sequence TTGTTTGATAGGACTTCTTTAGTTGAAACGCTAAAAGTGAATTTGGAGTGGGATGTTATTATCATTGGTGGTGGGGCTACTGGTTTAGGAGTCGCTTTAGATAGTGTAACACGCGGGTATAAAACTTTACTTTTAGAACAAGTAGATTTTGCAAAAGGTACCTCAAGCCGGAGTACTAAATTGGTACATGGAGGTGTCAGGTATTTGGAGCAAGGTAATATTGATTTGGTAAAAGAAGCGTTATATGAAAGAGGGTTGATGTTAAAAAATGCATCACATTTAGTGAGTAATCAATCGTTTATTATACCAAATTATAGGTGGTGGGATATTGTTTTTTATACCGTAGGATTAAAAATATACGATTTTTTATCAGGAAAACTAAGTTTTGGGAAATCGTTAAAAATTTCAAAAAAGGAAACTTTAGCACGTCTAAAAACCATAAAAACAGAAAATCTTAAAGGAGGGGTTGCTTATCATGATGGGCAATTTGATGACTCCAGATTAGCAATTAATATCGCTCAGACTTGTATTGAATATGGTGCTACAGTCATCAATCATTTTAAAGTAGTTCAGTTGTTAAAGAGCAGCGATGGTAGCTTAAATGGTGTTGTCGCAAAAGATGCTGAAACAAACCAGCTACATACTTTAAAAACAAAATTGGTTATTAATGCCACAGGTGTTTTTACAGATGAAGTTTTAAAAATGGACAATGTGTCTGCTAAAAATATAATACGTCCGAGCCAAGGTGTGCATTTGGTTTTAGATAAATCATTTTTACCTGGAACGGATGCTATTATGATCCCTAAAACTGCTGATGGGAGAGTTTTATTTTTAGTGCCTTGGCATAATAGAATAATTGTAGGAACTACTGATACGCTTTTGTACAGTCATAGTTTAGAACCAAAAGCATTAGATGAAGAAATTGATTTTATAATAGAAACAGCTAATAAGTATTTAACAAAAAAAGTAACTAAAAGTGATGTTTTGAGTGTTTTTTCAGGATTAAGACCTTTAGCAGCTCCTAAAAATAAATCAGAAAAAACAAAAGAAATATCCAGAAGTCATAAAATTATTGTCTCAAAATCAGGGTTGATTACTATTACTGGCGGAAAATGGACAACCTACAGACGTATGGCTCAAGATACCATAAATAAAGCTATTAGGTTAGGTAAACTGTCAAAAGCTAAATGTATAACAAAAGACTTAAAAATTCATGGATCTACTATGGAGATGATAGGGCAATCAAATCATTTGTATGTTTATGGTAGTGACCAAAAAGGAATAAATCAACTAATTGGAGAATTTCCAGAATTAGGAGAAAAATTACATCCAAGGCTGGAGTTCTTAAAGGCGGAAGTTATTTGGGCAATTCGAAATGAAATGGCTAGAACTGTTGAAGATATCTTAGCAAGACGTGTAAGGGCCTTGTTTTTGGATGCTAATGCAGCAATTGAAATCACCCCTTTAGTAGCTAAGATGCTTGCTAAAGAATTAGATAAAGATGAAGATTGGAAACATCAACAAATTTCTGATTTTATAGAAGTTGCCAGTCATTTTATTATAAAAAAATATTAG
- a CDS encoding sulfatase, whose translation MKYFTFFVLIIFFSCHQKKDYNVLFIISDDLTATALSSYGNKFCKTPNIDKLAFEGVKYTKAYCQYPVCGPSRASFMSGYYPNATTTYGYVSGRGNIGNERKTWSQTFKENGYYTARVSKIFHMGVPIDIETGSDGTDDLASWHEKYNSQALEWKTQGAAELVQGNPDEKLERKGGNVMTIVKADGDDLVHADGKTAEKACELIRNHKNEKFFLAVGMVRPHVPFVAPQSYFDPYPYKKINLPEKIDGDWNDIPERGINYVTSVNGEMSIEQQQKAVAAYYASVSFMDAQVGKVLKTLEEEGLEDNTIIVFTSDHGFHLGEHDFWMKVSLHEESARVPLIIKVPGKNPAVCNSFVELIDLYPTVAELAGLDFSKHIQGKSLVGTLENPNHEVRDMAFSVSQGGKDFLLRTDKWAYIQYDEDAKSGMELFDMENDPKQYTNLAYSSEYSNIIDKFQQKLKDKLKEVRTNDLEIDYNEENIQ comes from the coding sequence ATGAAGTATTTTACCTTTTTTGTATTAATAATCTTTTTTTCTTGCCATCAAAAAAAAGATTACAATGTACTATTTATTATTTCAGATGATTTAACAGCAACGGCCTTATCTTCTTATGGAAATAAGTTTTGCAAAACACCAAATATTGATAAATTAGCTTTTGAAGGTGTAAAATATACGAAGGCATATTGTCAATATCCAGTTTGTGGGCCATCTCGGGCATCTTTTATGAGTGGATATTACCCTAATGCAACAACTACTTATGGCTATGTAAGTGGCCGGGGAAATATAGGAAATGAACGTAAAACATGGTCGCAAACATTTAAAGAAAATGGATATTATACTGCTCGAGTGAGCAAAATATTTCATATGGGAGTTCCAATTGATATTGAAACAGGAAGTGATGGTACTGATGACTTAGCTTCGTGGCATGAAAAGTATAATAGTCAAGCTTTAGAATGGAAAACACAAGGAGCTGCTGAATTAGTTCAGGGAAACCCAGATGAAAAGTTAGAAAGAAAAGGCGGTAATGTCATGACCATAGTAAAAGCTGATGGTGATGATTTGGTACATGCCGATGGCAAAACGGCAGAAAAAGCCTGTGAATTAATAAGAAACCATAAAAATGAAAAGTTTTTTTTAGCAGTTGGTATGGTACGTCCTCATGTACCTTTTGTAGCTCCACAATCTTACTTTGACCCATATCCATATAAAAAAATTAATTTACCAGAAAAAATAGATGGAGATTGGAATGATATTCCAGAAAGAGGAATTAATTACGTTACTAGTGTAAATGGAGAAATGAGTATAGAGCAGCAACAAAAGGCTGTAGCTGCTTATTATGCATCTGTTTCTTTTATGGATGCTCAAGTTGGTAAGGTGTTGAAAACTTTGGAGGAAGAAGGCCTTGAAGATAATACTATCATAGTATTTACATCTGACCATGGTTTTCATTTAGGTGAGCATGATTTTTGGATGAAAGTAAGTTTGCATGAAGAGTCTGCACGAGTTCCCTTAATAATTAAAGTTCCTGGTAAAAATCCAGCTGTGTGTAATTCATTTGTTGAACTTATTGATTTATACCCTACAGTAGCAGAATTAGCGGGATTAGATTTCTCAAAGCATATTCAAGGTAAAAGTCTTGTCGGTACCTTAGAGAATCCAAACCATGAAGTTAGAGATATGGCATTTAGTGTTTCACAAGGAGGAAAAGACTTTTTACTTAGAACAGATAAATGGGCATACATTCAATATGATGAAGATGCAAAATCTGGGATGGAACTTTTTGATATGGAAAATGACCCCAAGCAGTATACAAACTTAGCTTATAGTTCTGAATATTCAAATATCATTGATAAATTTCAGCAAAAACTTAAGGATAAATTAAAAGAAGTAAGAACGAATGATTTAGAAATTGATTATAATGAAGAAAATATTCAATAG
- the pepT gene encoding peptidase T, whose amino-acid sequence MISKEHIIKRFISYVSIDTESDPESTATPSTAKQWDLANKLIDELKAIGLEDVSIDENAYIMATLPSNVAHEVPTIGFISHFDTSPDFTGKNVNPQIIEKYDGKDIILNEELDLILSPDYFEDLLLYKGQTLITTDGTTLLGADDKAGICEIISAMEYLINHPDIKHGRIRIGFTPDEEIGRGAHKFDVKKFDADWAYTMDGSQIGELEYENFNAASAVVKIKGKIVHPGYAKGKMVNSMYFATDFINSLPRLETPEHTEGYQGFFHLHNMKGDVEETILQYIIRDHNKSHFEARKEMMQKLTNELNSQYEKEIISIEITDQYFNMKEKVEPVMHIVDIAEEAMKQLKIKPLIKAIRGGTDGSQLSYMGLPCPNIFAGGHNFHGRYEYVPVESMIKATEVICKIAELTAQKNK is encoded by the coding sequence ATGATTTCAAAAGAACACATTATAAAACGTTTTATAAGTTACGTAAGCATAGATACGGAGTCGGATCCTGAAAGCACTGCCACTCCTAGCACAGCTAAACAATGGGATTTAGCAAATAAATTAATTGACGAATTAAAGGCTATAGGTTTGGAAGATGTTAGTATCGATGAGAATGCATACATTATGGCAACCTTACCAAGTAACGTAGCTCATGAAGTACCTACCATTGGTTTTATTTCTCATTTTGATACGTCTCCAGATTTTACTGGAAAAAACGTGAACCCACAAATTATTGAAAAATATGATGGAAAAGACATTATTTTAAATGAAGAACTTGACCTTATTTTATCTCCTGATTATTTTGAAGATTTATTACTATACAAAGGACAAACTTTAATAACTACAGATGGCACAACTCTTTTAGGTGCTGATGACAAAGCAGGAATTTGTGAAATCATTTCTGCAATGGAATATTTAATAAATCATCCTGACATTAAACATGGAAGAATCCGCATAGGTTTTACTCCAGACGAAGAAATTGGCAGAGGCGCTCATAAATTTGATGTTAAAAAATTTGATGCAGATTGGGCTTATACGATGGATGGTAGCCAAATTGGGGAATTAGAATATGAAAATTTTAATGCTGCCAGTGCCGTTGTTAAAATAAAAGGTAAAATTGTTCACCCCGGATATGCAAAAGGTAAAATGGTAAATTCCATGTATTTTGCTACTGATTTTATAAACTCACTCCCCCGATTAGAAACTCCTGAACACACTGAAGGTTATCAAGGCTTTTTCCATTTGCATAATATGAAAGGAGATGTTGAAGAAACAATATTGCAATATATTATTCGCGACCATAATAAAAGTCATTTTGAAGCTCGAAAAGAAATGATGCAAAAACTAACAAACGAGCTAAACTCACAATATGAAAAAGAAATAATAAGCATTGAAATTACAGACCAATACTTTAATATGAAAGAAAAGGTTGAACCTGTAATGCATATTGTTGATATTGCTGAAGAAGCTATGAAGCAGCTAAAAATCAAGCCTCTAATTAAGGCTATTCGTGGTGGAACAGACGGGTCTCAATTAAGTTATATGGGATTACCGTGTCCTAATATATTTGCTGGTGGTCATAATTTTCATGGGCGTTATGAATATGTTCCAGTTGAAAGCATGATTAAAGCAACTGAAGTGATTTGTAAAATAGCAGAATTAACAGCTCAAAAAAACAAATAA
- a CDS encoding T9SS-dependent choice-of-anchor J family protein: MNVSTLKIKLFLFSLFLLGVFTTSLAQETNESGCGTIINPEALNYLDSFQSQIKSFEEEFHQLTSISNKSSSSKNALVPTINSIPIKAHIIRNSEGNGGLKISELQDAIDNLNAIYADAFLEFFLCDGINYINSDNYYYDFEKSEESQLTKNNFTPNVINIYFTDYVEVTDGNSLCGYSNTFGGPDVIVLKNDCATNGSTLAHEMGHFFSLLHTHGNSNTKLTTELVDGSNCDTDGDQICDTPADPQLSYYNVNSNCEYTGCETDANGDPFTPDTRNIMSYSNSSCKSHFSPQQLARIYAFYKSARNYFECPSFYIDITADINQECGESLTVNFSDHSAGAVAWQWDVDGDGVIDYTTQNPTHTFTTGIYDVTLTISKATNLKKSSESKYYNTKTITKTFPQFIKVGSIKGLSLNETFDDFEMASDFGWTAIDITGNGYNWYSNSGKTVTNGTGPAVDNSNKTSAGTYIYAEASGAQPGDVAEFVSPCLIVNSNNAVFNFNYYMYGKNIGSLHIDIETTTGEYIKDVIPAIYGEQQTSQNDPYITQTVDLSAYANKIINIHFRAVRGASWDGDIAIDDASVSGDVTIFPNNQDTPVNIAIYPNPVNGDILYVKTNDILNLDYEITNLVGQQFAKGHLSNSQINVSDLSQGSYFLVLLGKNHRTIKRFIK; the protein is encoded by the coding sequence ATGAATGTTTCTACCTTAAAAATTAAATTATTTTTATTCTCCCTTTTTCTGCTTGGTGTCTTTACTACATCTTTAGCACAAGAAACTAATGAATCAGGTTGTGGTACTATTATCAATCCTGAAGCCTTAAACTATTTAGATAGTTTTCAATCTCAAATAAAATCGTTTGAAGAAGAATTTCATCAATTAACATCTATTAGCAATAAATCATCCAGCAGTAAAAATGCCTTAGTACCTACAATTAATTCCATTCCTATAAAAGCTCATATTATAAGAAACTCTGAAGGTAATGGAGGATTAAAAATCTCCGAACTACAGGATGCTATTGATAATTTAAACGCAATATATGCAGACGCTTTTTTAGAATTTTTTCTTTGTGATGGTATTAATTATATAAATAGTGATAACTACTATTATGATTTTGAAAAAAGTGAAGAAAGCCAGTTAACCAAAAACAACTTTACACCTAATGTTATAAATATTTATTTTACAGACTATGTTGAGGTCACCGATGGTAATAGTTTATGTGGGTATTCCAATACTTTTGGTGGACCTGATGTAATTGTATTAAAAAATGATTGTGCTACTAATGGATCTACTTTAGCTCATGAAATGGGGCATTTCTTTTCATTATTACATACTCATGGTAATAGCAACACTAAATTAACAACTGAATTAGTAGATGGGTCTAACTGCGATACGGATGGTGATCAAATTTGTGACACTCCTGCGGATCCTCAATTAAGCTATTATAATGTTAATTCTAATTGTGAATACACAGGTTGTGAAACTGATGCTAATGGAGATCCTTTTACTCCAGACACGAGAAACATAATGTCCTATTCCAATTCGTCATGTAAATCTCATTTTTCTCCACAACAATTAGCTCGAATTTATGCATTCTATAAATCTGCACGAAATTATTTTGAATGCCCTTCTTTTTATATTGACATAACTGCAGATATCAATCAAGAATGTGGTGAATCTTTAACCGTTAATTTTAGTGACCATAGTGCCGGTGCAGTTGCATGGCAATGGGATGTTGATGGTGATGGCGTTATTGATTATACCACCCAAAATCCAACCCACACTTTTACTACAGGTATTTACGATGTTACACTCACCATATCCAAAGCAACCAACTTAAAAAAATCTTCAGAATCAAAATATTATAACACTAAAACCATCACTAAAACATTTCCACAATTCATTAAAGTAGGTTCTATTAAAGGACTTTCTTTGAATGAAACTTTTGATGATTTTGAAATGGCCAGTGATTTTGGGTGGACAGCAATTGATATTACAGGAAATGGTTATAATTGGTACTCTAATTCTGGGAAAACTGTAACAAATGGTACAGGACCTGCTGTTGACAATTCAAATAAAACCTCTGCTGGAACATATATTTATGCCGAAGCCTCAGGAGCCCAACCTGGTGATGTAGCTGAATTTGTCTCGCCATGCTTGATTGTTAATTCAAACAATGCCGTGTTTAATTTCAATTATTATATGTATGGAAAAAACATAGGATCACTTCATATTGACATTGAAACAACTACTGGCGAATATATTAAAGATGTAATTCCTGCTATTTATGGTGAACAGCAAACATCTCAAAACGATCCATATATTACACAAACTGTAGACTTATCTGCCTATGCAAATAAAATAATAAATATACACTTTAGAGCTGTACGTGGCGCTAGTTGGGATGGCGATATTGCCATAGATGATGCCTCTGTAAGTGGAGATGTAACAATATTTCCAAATAACCAAGATACTCCAGTTAATATTGCCATTTATCCAAACCCTGTTAATGGAGACATACTTTATGTTAAAACAAATGACATACTAAATTTAGATTACGAAATCACAAATTTAGTAGGACAACAATTTGCTAAAGGACATCTAAGCAATTCTCAAATAAATGTGAGTGATTTATCACAAGGCTCTTATTTTTTAGTACTGCTAGGGAAAAATCACAGAACTATCAAAAGGTTTATTAAGTAG